Sequence from the Mixophyes fleayi isolate aMixFle1 chromosome 4, aMixFle1.hap1, whole genome shotgun sequence genome:
TTTTGTTGGTCAAATATGATTAGGAAAACCCCACcccaaactatatatatacattagtacAATAGTGTATTGCACGCATAACTGTCCTTTTCACCTCTTGGTTCCTCAGGCTGTATATAAGTGGATTCAGCATTGGTATCACTACTGAATAGAGAACAGAAGCGATCTTGTCTTGTTTTTTTAAGTTACTGAAAGGAGAGTGTAGATAAGTGGACAAAACTGTCCCGAAGAAAATGCAGATGCACATGAGATGTGAAGAACACGTGCTAAATGTTTTCTGCCTGCCCTTTGTAGATTTAATCCTTAATATGGAAGATATAATGAGTATGTATGAGACCGTGATTACCGTCAGTGAACCTATACCACAAGCACCTACAATGTAAGCAGTTACCATGTCGCAGGAGAAAGTGTCAGAGCAGGACAGTTTGAGCAGTGAAGGGATGTCACAATAGAAATGGTCTATAAGATTTGACCTGCAGAATTGGAGAGTGAATGCACAGCTGGTCTGTACTGATGACTGCAAGAAGC
This genomic interval carries:
- the LOC142150399 gene encoding olfactory receptor 5AP2-like encodes the protein MDVINKTQVRVFVFSGLTDNGKLVPFLFILFLHVYLVTILANVGMMAVIHSTANLQTPMYYFLSYLSLVDILYTSVVTPKMLSDLISISKTISFNGCALQFFFFAALASTEALLLSNMSYDRYAAICHPLLYVSIMTKKKCLSLVFIAFTLGFLQSSVQTSCAFTLQFCRSNLIDHFYCDIPSLLKLSCSDTFSCDMVTAYIVGACGIGSLTVITVSYILIISSILRIKSTKGRQKTFSTCSSHLMCICIFFGTVLSTYLHSPFSNLKKQDKIASVLYSVVIPMLNPLIYSLRNQEVKRTVMRAIHYCTNVYI